The Cucurbita pepo subsp. pepo cultivar mu-cu-16 chromosome LG18, ASM280686v2, whole genome shotgun sequence nucleotide sequence caaaaataaaaaacaaaaaatctccTACACTAAACAAACTACAACAATAGACACAAAAACCtcttcatattatttttttctttaaaaatcaGCCCCACCATTCAACAAACCAATCCCCATGGTCTCTCTTACCCTTTTTTCTTCCAGATTCTCTCTCAATAACTATTCTATATTTACCTCCGAATGTCCTACAGGTTAGCTAGGATTCAGTTCTCACCCCTCTCTACCTCTTCGAGAAGAAGAATCATCAACAGCTACAGAGAAATTCACAACCTTAATTCCTCTAACGATTATTCTGAAGAATTCAAAAAGATCACTTTCCTTATCACTTCTCCTactatttatatataagaaaaaaataaataaaaactctttCCAATTTATCTCATGACTCATGAGGGCCCACTTCAAATGTCTCTGAAGAATAATGCATGGAAAAATAATGTCAACAAAACTACAGATAAGTGAATGAGCTATAAAACgctataaaattaaatacaaatgcAATAAGCAGCAACATAActaaatatatcaaaatcatttttttaaatgcccATCCCAAAATGCTAGGTTAAAAGGTAGATACCAGGATGTATCCCTACAAATTTGTTTCCAGGAACCTATGACATCTTGGATTGTGATTGATCATTGCCACCATACTCACCCCTTGGATAGAGACCATGATGAGCTATAATTAATAATCTGCAATTAACTTACTGCTTTCACTGATGAGTAAACATAGCTCTCTCCCGGTTCCGGTGACTTCAAAACATTGGTTGTCAATCTTACACTATAGAAACCATCTTCTTGCAACAAGgcctacaaaaataaattaatgataatcattaaaaaaattaaaaggaactTCAATCTAGATTTTGGGAATTTTACGAGCAAtacacaaaatgaaataaccAAGACATAAGGGAGTTGTTACCGTGAACTTCTTCCTATCCTCTTCAGTAAAAACATTTCTTGAAAACCGCAGCTTTGTAAGTGACTATCAAAAGAAATAGAGCATGTCATTGGCaatgaaaatgtgaaataGCTGACAATTTTGGATGCTTAGGATAAGAGAAACAGAAAAGTCTGCAATTACCGAATTACTGAACATAagagtttcaaaatataaaaagaagtgAATTACTGAATTGTAACATAAAATAGAGAAACTACAGGACAATTAAACTTATTGGTTCCATTGATCCCAGAAGAAGAATGAGTATTGAATTTGCATATCATTAAAAGCATAAACAACAAACCATGTCAGAAAAGACAACACttgaaaacagaaaatatacAATTCATACTATACCCTTCCATGAACtaatcatcaataaaggaTATTTCGGTGgaaaatcatcaaatttgCAGCCCAGAATGAAGTTGACAGATTTAACATAGCCCCTAACTGGGCCTCCCCTTTGAATTTGGCTTCCAATATCCTTTCCCTTCTAGTTGAAGATGCAAGAAAACCAGTACACAACACAAAACCCTGACGCCTTTCTCATTTTGAACAACATCCAACCGAAAATAATCCGATTGAAATCAGAAACGAAATCGTTCAAAAGCACCTGGCTTACCCCAAGCTCCCCTAATCCTGAACCACTAAAACACATGACCACACAGTAAAACAAGTGTTTAATTGTTTCATTACTCTATACGGCTAATACAGAAAAATCACCATGAAGGAGACAACCATGATAGTAGcctcgatttttttttactaattctTTGAGGATGCAAGGAGCATCTAGATGAGGTGTGAGCGACACTCTTTTATGGAAGCTCGGTGATTATTCAATACCAAAGATTTTCATTGCAAATCTTACgaacaataaatttaactaGAAGGAACGACAAACGGTCAACCAATCAAGGCATGTGCAAATTCTTCCATTTCAATTTACCATCCAAATTTCTCGAAGTCTAAACAGCACGACAAAACAAGTAAACGGAGATCAAACAAACAGATTCACCTGACCACCATGGCTCGAAGTCTTCAGACGTGCAGTAAATAAGCCAGCAGGAGCGAAATCAGAATCCCCAAATGAGTGCTCTAGCTGAAACTGGACCTTAGAATCCAAATCAGGATCAGAAAATCGCCTCCTCGTCGATGTCGTACGGCTTGGGGGAGGCGTGGATCGGGTTTGAGCGGCATCTGTATACTGAATCTGCTGCGTCCCTTCAAACTCGTCATCATCAACGAGAAGCTCGTCGGATTGAAAAGCCACAGACGAACAAATCAAGAGACAGAAAATGAAGCCACAACGGAATCCCATAGCTGAACTTTCGAAGAGCGAGAATCGAAGTGACCTTCGTCTGAGTACtcaatattatatatgtaaTTGAAATCGTGATGTTACAGAAAATAcactaaattttacaaaaaatcgattttttttttttaattttttaatttttaaccctcgagatttgtaaataataataataataaataaataaatttcccaattttttttaatgccaTGGACTTTGTAAAATATGGAATATCCATGGTTGGTAGAGCGGTTCAAATTTGCTATTAAAACAAGTCTGATGTGTTGAAAATGACCGGTATAGCTCAATTTGTAGAGTAGAGGATTGAAAATCCTCGTGTTACCAGTTGAAATCTGTTGTGTCGAAAATGGTCGGGATAGCTTAGTTATTAAAATAAGTCTAATTGTAGAGCAGAAGTTTGAAAtgattaaaagaaacaaaaccagtcgaattattctatttaagagattatgttattttgtgtgtttgtgtGGGAGGGGGAAATAGGTTCTATtacgagatatatatatatacacgatGTGatatcaaagaagaagaaaacaggtTCTCTATCGAgtctattttctttcatggATCTTGCCACATAGAACTCGTAGGTAGGTCTACCCATCCCAACCAGGGGTATGCTGAGAGGTCTACCCATCCCAACCAGGGGTATGCTGAGATTTGCGATGAGTAGCACCTTACGATGTTCATGACCAATTGGATCCTGACGTACCTATAGGTGCCAGAGGAGATTGTTATGATCGTTACTATATCCGTAGCCCTACCGTCCACCCTATCATCATaatggaaaaaggaattttgaGCTGATGTGTAACGAATCAAAGCAACCATTAGTCAGACTGACCAGTAATTGGTCAAGGCGATCGAGAAAGACACATACCTCCTCGAAGAAGAAAAGTCATCTTCACCCGAACCCAACCTGAACCCAAGAGTTCTCTAGACATTCATATTCTCATTATCTGAACAAAACCATTTTATTCCCAACACAGACAAGAGATACAGAAATGGAGATCGTTGTTGAATGAACATTATTGACACAAATCAAAGCAGCAAGAGTTCTGATACAAAATGGTAAGAGATCCCTCCTCAGGTAATGTACATCAAGATTCTGGTAGAATTGAACTCTCTCAAAAAGACCAAAAGCATGCTTTTACATACCATCTTGGCTGTAGTTAAGGGGAATGCATATTTGGTAGATGGTCGATGACATCGCTCGGGATGCCGAGACGATGAATATCAGATCGATGAAGAACGCTTCCATGAAGTTTGGAAGAGTTCTTTGTTTTGGTAATGGTTCCTTTGTTCTTGAGAGGAACACGATGGCGTACTCGGATACGATGATTCTTCGACTTGCTAGAAAAGGTTCCATACACCTTAACAAGCAAAATAACCTCTTTATCTTTGGCGACTTCACACCATGCATTTTGTGGGCGACCATCAACTTCTAACATGTGGGATTCCTCGAGACGAATCGAGACCTCGACAATTTGATTCGGTTTGATAATTCCAGTTGCAGGAGAGACCTAATATGATAGCAAGAAACAACCCATTGTTCGTTATAGTCGAAACCGTTGTCCCGTAAATAATgacaataaataaagttaCCTCAAGCCAGCATGGAAAGCCAAAAGAACCTCTTAGACTATAACGATCCGAGGCTTTCCCGTTCACTCGGACTGTAGATTGACCttcacaaattattttaaatatggcGTCGCTTTTCTCACATTTATTTGTGATGCGTAGAAGAGATATATCCTCATGTTGAAGAAGTATGTTGCTTGTACTGACAATAACTTCAGGAACCTTGCACAGTGCCTCGAGCATATGCTTAATCTTCTCGTTTGAATGAAGAATTTCTCCAAGCTCTTGTCTTCTTATAGCCTCGTCGACTCGAGCAATGTTGACGTCAAATATGCAACGAACAGGCTTATGATCGCTATCGACCACATCCATGCAAGCCTCATACCTGTATGGAAAGGAAAAGGGGTTGAATCAATTTCCACATCCAAATCATTGTACTCCCATAAATCAAAGCATTCCATTTAAAGGGCCATGACGGGAGAAGAACCTGATAAGAAACATACTAaatctttttctcattttctcgCTTTCTATAAGATGTACAACTAagagaattgtgagatctcataacgattggagaggggaacgagtgccaggcaggatgctgggccctgaaggaggggtgaattgtgagatcccacatcggttgaagaaagggaacgaaacattttttataagggtgtggaaaccactctctagcagacgcgttttaaaaccttgagagaaagcctagaaggaaaagtccaaagaggacaatatcggctagcggtgggcttgggttgttacacaaCTACAGCATACCAGACAAGAAAAGCATACGGAAACAGACACCAACGGATGTAATCATGCTAGCAGCAGCTACCCTATTCGCTAAACTCAAACAGcctaaaaaacataaaacagaATCCAGATTGCCTACCAGTCGATCTGGACTCTACAAGTCCTTTAAGGGAGGGAAtctggaaaggaaaaaaaaggggagGGTCGGGGCACCTGCAACCCGTACCACGAAATGTAAACAAATGGCATCTGATTTTCGTTGGGGGGTGCGGGTGTCTAATTCAATACCTTACAttgaaagataattaaaatcgGACAACATACTGTGATATAGAAGTGACTACAGGACAGTCTAGGCTGCAATCGGACGCCAAAGATGATCGGCTATCACGATATAGTATCCTGTCACACCAAGCCGGGACACGCTTCTTTTCCCCAGAATCATACCCTATTAGACAggcaaaatttatttgatatcaGACCATCAGAAGATGCAAGTAACCTATATTGCAGGATAGAAACATAAAACCTTCTATGAGCATAATTTCccttcttattttctttctttttatatcaAGGAATCAACTCTTTTAAACCAAGCTAGGTTTTGATAATAGAACCTGTGGGTCCTCTCATTTTCGACTACTCGTTATTAAGGACGTTTCAAGATGGTATGCATCCAAGCACTAAAAGAAGGGGGCACAAGGCAATGAAGAGCTGCAACCGACACATTTTTAACTCAAATAGCAGAAATTAATATTCGAGCAGCTTGTACCGAGCCCTAAACTCAACTAGACACCACTGAACAGCATCGAAAAGCTACCTGATAATCCTTGTAGTTGCCTCTCAAATTTATATGTGGGAGGAAATGTAATCACTGCTTCCCGCATCCCTTGGAAGACGTTTCCCGATTCCATCTCTGAACGGAGTTGATCCCTTTCTTTGAGCCAATCGAAGCATCTTTGGGAAATAAAATCCCTAGCTTCATCGTATGATACCCCGTTGAGCCGATAATTGAAATCACCAAGAAAAATGATCAGATCTGCCTCGGATAATTCGGGTGTCATTTCTACAGAGGATCCAACAAAAGCCTGTGAAAGACAACTCCATCATTTGCAcaccaaataaaaagaaggaaCATGGAATGTAGGAAGTGATTTAAACAACTGGGTGGACCATGCAACAACTAATTATACACATACATTTGGACTGCGAATGGTCTGAACAGTGGGTGAAGAACAAGCTGCACAAGAAAG carries:
- the LOC111780179 gene encoding ER membrane protein complex subunit 10, which translates into the protein MGFRCGFIFCLLICSSVAFQSDELLVDDDEFEGTQQIQYTDAAQTRSTPPPSRTTSTRRRFSDPDLDSKVQFQLEHSFGDSDFAPAGLFTARLKTSSHGGQSLTKLRFSRNVFTEEDRKKFTALLQEDGFYSVRLTTNVLKSPEPGESYVYSSVKARCLPRGELDEHFVIHMDGVNILAVNYGTPGACPFPRQLRLPSKWSFNSLTFLKSGEQAPRTPIFADDILVGETGEGEGVKPPEKSFWAKYWMYLIPLGLIVMNAITQAMNMAEEQVGGQAAGQGQAQPQQSAAAIQRGPGSSTVRRR